One genomic segment of Pagrus major chromosome 13, Pma_NU_1.0 includes these proteins:
- the zcchc10 gene encoding zinc finger CCHC domain-containing protein 10 yields the protein MATPMHRIIARRQAEANKQHVRCQKCLEMGHWTYECTGKRKYVHRPSRTTEMKKKLKENENKPLSITGPGNEGSSEKKVKKKAKDTSDSSSDSDGSSSDSSSDSSDSSSSSSDDSDSSSDSDSSSSSSSSSSSSSSSDSSGSGSSSDSDQGPPKKKKKKK from the exons ATGGCGACTCCCATGCATAGAATAATAGCCAGAAGACAAGC GgaggcaaacaaacaacatgtccGCTGCCAGAAGTGTTTGGAGATGGGACACTGGACCTATGAATGCACAGGGAAGAGGAAATATGTGCACAGACCGTCAAGAACGACTGAGATGAAAAAGAAACTCAAGGAGAATGAAAACAAACCCCTCAGCATTACTGG ACCAGGAAACGAAGGCTCCAgtgaaaagaaagtaaaaaagaa GGCTAAAGACACCAGCGACAGCAGCAGTGATTCAGACGGCTCCTCCAGTGACTCATCGTCAGACAGCAGTGACTCTTCCAGCTCCTCTTCAGATGACAGcgacagcagcagtgacagcgacagctcttcttcatcctcctcttcctcctcctcctcttcatcctctgaCAGCTCAGGCTCAGGAAGCAGCAGCGATTCAGATCAGGGACCtccgaagaagaagaaaaagaagaaatga